Below is a genomic region from Methanosphaera sp. ISO3-F5.
AGGGTCAGGTAAATCAGTAATTGCTTTACCGGGGCATGCTTTAACACAAACAGTACATTTTCCACAAGGAGACTCCATAGTATCTCCGGCATATTCAGATAATGGTGCATTTGTAAGAATTGTTGCCCAAGTTAATCTTGGACCAAACTCCTTTGTAGTTAAAAGATTATTCTTTCCTAACCATCCAATACCAGCAAGATGGGCACTAGCTTTATTACTGAAAGGCATTTTAAGGTTCAAATTCTCATTTTTACCTGATACATCAAGAACTAATGCATCATAGCCCTCTTTTTCAATTTCTTCAACAATTCTGTCAGCAATCTTAGAAACCCTTTGATGGGAATTAAAGTATTCATCCAAGTATTCCTGTGCTAATTTATCATTACTATATGTTAGGGGTATGTTTTCAATAATTTCTTCAATCATTTTATGGCCAATAGCAATAGCATAGGGGTATTTGCAAATGTCC
It encodes:
- a CDS encoding 4Fe-4S double cluster binding domain-containing protein, giving the protein MSIIECLEEYSDIYGVADFSKNKDELIETYGEDICKYPYAIAIGHKMIEEIIENIPLTYSNDKLAQEYLDEYFNSHQRVSKIADRIVEEIEKEGYDALVLDVSGKNENLNLKMPFSNKASAHLAGIGWLGKNNLLTTKEFGPRLTWATILTNAPLSEYAGDTMESPCGKCTVCVKACPGKAITDLPDPKKSYSPEKCGEFLMSRKNEGHPVACGMCLYICPFGNEKLNPGDYI